A genomic segment from Kyrpidia tusciae DSM 2912 encodes:
- the cas5 gene encoding CRISPR-associated protein Cas5, which produces MKVLSFRLQGKMAHFRRYYSNSSALSYSIPPRTTVVGIVAGLLGWSRDTYYEVFSLNRCRVAVRNAAPIKKQIQKLNLLMVDRPNDLNGSQPHHSQTPTELVMPQDIRQGFLDYQVWFWHEDEDVMSRFESVAAEIPGYRSKGIALALGAACHLGWLVPEGSIRGERIQTEDLLPVASAIPLRNLRHVDMSRGHGHYRFIREELPLEFDGERRPTERGRGDMLINLTGDPVPAVVSSAVQLDGGTYITWME; this is translated from the coding sequence ATGAAAGTTCTGTCGTTTCGCCTTCAAGGGAAAATGGCGCACTTCCGCCGCTACTATTCGAATTCATCAGCCCTCTCCTATTCGATTCCTCCCCGGACGACCGTGGTTGGAATTGTGGCAGGACTCCTCGGATGGTCCAGGGATACGTATTATGAAGTCTTTTCGTTGAATCGGTGCCGTGTTGCAGTACGCAATGCGGCACCGATCAAGAAACAGATTCAGAAGTTGAATTTGCTGATGGTGGACCGTCCCAATGACTTGAATGGATCTCAGCCACATCATAGCCAAACCCCGACGGAGTTGGTCATGCCGCAAGATATTCGACAAGGCTTTCTGGATTATCAGGTATGGTTTTGGCATGAAGATGAAGATGTGATGAGTCGTTTCGAAAGTGTGGCGGCGGAAATCCCTGGATACCGGAGTAAAGGCATCGCTCTTGCTTTGGGGGCAGCGTGCCACCTCGGGTGGTTGGTGCCCGAAGGGAGCATCCGGGGTGAACGGATACAGACCGAAGACCTTCTTCCCGTGGCGTCTGCTATTCCATTGCGGAATTTGCGGCATGTTGACATGTCGAGAGGACATGGTCACTACCGTTTCATTCGTGAGGAACTTCCTCTGGAGTTCGATGGCGAGAGGCGTCCGACGGAACGTGGGCGGGGGGATATGTTGATCAATCTAACAGGGGATCCCGTTCCTGCCGTCGTTTCATCGGCGGTTCAGTTGGATGGGGGCACATATATCACGTGGATGGAGTGA